In Shewanella sp. VB17, a single genomic region encodes these proteins:
- a CDS encoding efflux RND transporter permease subunit, protein MNIAGYFVKNAVISWMFILILLIGGLIAFTGLGQLEDPPFTIKDAVVVTLYPGAISTEVEEEVTYPIEKAIQALPYVDKIRSLSTSGMSQITVTMKNNYGPDELPQIWDELRRKVNDMSNQLPPGVHSPMVNDDFGDVYGIMYMVTGADYSYRDLLDYVDFVKRELELVPGVGKVSLAGTQQEQVFIEVSLNKLSSSNIDPTTITDLLNSQNMVSDAGNLRIAGDNLHIRTSGGFNSVLELGDLLIPGTAGAKLIYLRDVATIKRGFQDIPSNVLSFNQQDAINIGISFSSGVNVVSIGQAIANKLTQIDRARPAGMKIETMYNQPQEVDKSVSSFVWNLIAAVAIVIGVLLVFMGFKSGVLIGLILFLTCLGTFILMQQAEIELQRISLGALIIALGMLVDNAIVIVEGILIGRQRGQSTLEASQAIVKQTMWPLLGATIIAIIAFAPIGLSPDATGEFAGSLFWVLLFSLFLSWITAITITPFFAQLFFGEKAQSTGDTALKDPYCGAFFTFYKVLLNVCMRYRWVSVICVAVAFVASVAGFAYVKQSFFPPSTTPIFLVDVWLPEGTDIRETQHITQKMEAMSTQVENIEFVTSTVGKGFPRFLLTYSPEKNYSSYSQLALRVSSFDALQSTMISYRTLVEAEFPQVQFKFKRLEIGPSTDAKIEARISGSDPDVLRTIAAQIMTEFNHTAGTVNVRHDWRERVKNISPRFNESQARRLGIVKSKVDEALNFAFAGLQVGLYREGTTLLPILSRLPEGERVDIGSLESLRIWSPVLGAYVPMQQVVDGFDVKFEDPIIQRRDRKRTITVFADADFAYEVLPAELFTKVRSKVEAIKLPLGYELVWGGEFESSNDAQASLFATLPLGFLCMFLITVFLFNSVRKPLVIWLTVPLAIIGITAGLLILGKPFSFMALLGMLSLSGMLLKNGIVLLDQINTEIESGTEIFEAVFNSTVSRVRPVCMAAVTTILGVLPLITDAFFESLAAVVMFGLGVATILTLLIVPVFYIIFFNVKYRDYKKFAH, encoded by the coding sequence ATGAACATAGCTGGATATTTTGTCAAAAATGCCGTGATTAGTTGGATGTTTATACTGATTTTACTTATCGGTGGGTTAATAGCCTTTACAGGGTTAGGTCAGTTAGAAGATCCTCCATTTACCATTAAAGATGCCGTTGTGGTGACGCTTTATCCTGGGGCGATATCTACCGAAGTCGAAGAGGAAGTGACCTATCCAATAGAAAAAGCCATTCAAGCTTTACCTTATGTTGATAAAATTCGTTCTTTAAGTACCTCTGGTATGTCACAAATTACGGTGACGATGAAGAATAATTATGGTCCAGATGAGCTGCCTCAAATATGGGATGAACTTAGACGTAAAGTGAATGATATGTCCAATCAACTCCCACCAGGAGTTCATTCACCTATGGTGAATGATGATTTTGGTGATGTTTATGGCATCATGTATATGGTTACTGGAGCAGATTATAGTTACCGTGATTTATTAGATTATGTTGATTTTGTTAAACGTGAACTTGAGTTGGTCCCTGGAGTGGGCAAGGTTTCATTAGCTGGCACTCAGCAAGAACAAGTGTTCATCGAAGTGTCGCTAAATAAATTATCGAGTTCAAATATCGATCCTACCACGATAACCGATCTGCTTAATTCACAAAACATGGTTTCAGATGCGGGTAATTTACGTATTGCAGGGGATAATTTACATATTCGTACCAGTGGTGGCTTTAATAGTGTACTTGAATTGGGTGACTTACTTATTCCTGGTACCGCTGGTGCTAAACTCATATACCTCAGAGATGTAGCCACGATTAAACGAGGCTTTCAGGATATTCCAAGTAATGTGCTGAGCTTTAATCAACAAGATGCAATTAATATTGGTATTTCATTTTCTTCTGGTGTCAATGTGGTTTCGATTGGTCAAGCAATTGCTAACAAATTAACTCAAATTGACCGTGCACGCCCTGCGGGCATGAAAATTGAAACCATGTACAATCAACCTCAAGAGGTGGATAAATCCGTCAGTAGTTTCGTCTGGAATTTGATTGCTGCGGTGGCTATTGTCATTGGTGTCTTATTGGTTTTTATGGGATTTAAAAGTGGTGTGTTAATCGGCTTAATCCTGTTTTTGACCTGTCTTGGTACTTTTATTTTAATGCAACAGGCTGAAATTGAACTGCAACGTATTTCATTAGGTGCATTAATCATTGCGCTTGGTATGTTGGTCGATAATGCCATTGTGATCGTAGAAGGGATCTTAATTGGTCGCCAGCGTGGTCAATCCACGCTAGAAGCCTCTCAGGCGATTGTTAAACAAACTATGTGGCCTTTATTGGGGGCCACAATCATTGCTATTATTGCTTTTGCTCCTATTGGCTTATCGCCAGATGCCACCGGTGAGTTTGCCGGTTCATTGTTTTGGGTGCTACTGTTTTCATTATTTTTGTCTTGGATCACAGCTATCACCATCACGCCATTTTTTGCCCAACTATTCTTTGGTGAAAAAGCGCAATCCACAGGAGACACAGCACTAAAAGATCCTTACTGTGGTGCTTTTTTTACTTTTTATAAAGTGCTGCTGAATGTGTGTATGCGTTATCGTTGGGTGAGTGTTATTTGCGTAGCCGTAGCATTTGTTGCTTCGGTTGCGGGCTTTGCCTACGTCAAACAATCTTTCTTTCCTCCATCAACCACTCCGATATTCCTGGTTGATGTCTGGTTACCTGAAGGGACCGACATTCGGGAAACTCAGCACATCACTCAAAAAATGGAAGCTATGTCGACTCAGGTTGAAAATATTGAATTTGTCACTTCAACAGTGGGCAAAGGTTTTCCACGTTTCTTATTGACTTATAGCCCCGAGAAAAACTATTCATCTTACTCTCAATTAGCATTACGGGTGAGTAGTTTTGATGCTTTACAATCGACCATGATTAGCTATCGAACCTTAGTTGAAGCTGAATTCCCTCAAGTACAATTTAAATTCAAACGCCTTGAAATTGGCCCGTCTACGGATGCTAAAATAGAAGCGCGGATCAGTGGCTCAGATCCTGATGTATTGCGAACTATAGCTGCGCAAATCATGACCGAATTTAATCACACTGCGGGTACAGTTAATGTTCGTCATGATTGGCGTGAGCGAGTAAAAAACATCTCTCCTCGTTTTAATGAATCTCAGGCACGCCGTTTAGGGATCGTTAAAAGCAAAGTAGATGAAGCCCTTAATTTTGCCTTTGCTGGACTGCAAGTTGGACTATACCGTGAAGGAACCACGCTGCTACCAATCTTAAGTCGATTACCTGAAGGTGAACGGGTCGATATTGGTTCTTTGGAAAGCCTGCGTATATGGAGTCCGGTATTAGGGGCTTATGTGCCTATGCAGCAAGTCGTTGATGGATTCGATGTTAAATTTGAAGACCCTATTATTCAACGCCGTGATCGTAAACGTACTATTACCGTCTTTGCTGATGCTGATTTCGCCTATGAGGTCTTACCTGCTGAGTTGTTTACCAAGGTTCGCTCTAAGGTCGAAGCCATCAAGTTACCTTTGGGCTATGAACTGGTTTGGGGGGGCGAATTTGAATCCTCTAACGATGCACAAGCGTCGCTCTTTGCCACTTTACCACTAGGCTTCTTATGCATGTTTTTGATCACTGTATTTCTCTTTAATTCTGTGCGTAAACCTTTAGTGATTTGGTTAACCGTGCCATTGGCTATTATTGGGATCACCGCAGGGCTCTTAATATTAGGCAAGCCATTTAGTTTTATGGCTTTGTTAGGAATGCTGAGTTTATCAGGCATGTTGCTTAAAAATGGTATTGTGTTACTCGATCAAATTAATACTGAAATTGAAAGTGGCACTGAAATATTCGAAGCGGTATTTAATTCAACGGTAAGCCGCGTTCGCCCTGTGTGTATGGCTGCGGTCACGACGATTCTAGGCGTGTTGCCCTTGATAACCGACGCTTTCTTTGAATCGTTAGCGGCGGTGGTGATGTTTGGCTTAGGCGTTGCGACTATTCTGACTTTGCTTATTGTGCCAGTATTTTACATTATCTTTTTCAACGTTAAATATCGCGATTATAAAAAGTTTGCTCA